Proteins from a genomic interval of Streptomyces sp. NBC_01445:
- a CDS encoding nuclear transport factor 2 family protein: protein MSTRPPLPPFTRETAIEKVRLAEDGWNSRSPQKVALAYSADSRWRNRAEFVTGRDAIVEFLSRKWNRELDYRLIKELWAFDGHRIAVRFAYEWHDDSGHWFRSYGNENWEFDDDGLMRTRHASINDLPIEESERKYRWPLGRRPDDHPGLTDLGL, encoded by the coding sequence ATGTCCACACGCCCACCCCTCCCGCCTTTCACCCGCGAGACTGCGATCGAGAAGGTACGCCTCGCAGAGGACGGCTGGAACAGCCGCTCCCCGCAGAAGGTCGCCCTGGCCTACAGCGCGGACTCACGTTGGCGCAATCGCGCGGAGTTCGTCACCGGCCGGGACGCGATCGTGGAGTTCCTGTCGCGCAAGTGGAACCGGGAACTGGACTACCGGCTCATCAAGGAGCTGTGGGCCTTCGACGGCCACCGCATCGCGGTCCGCTTCGCCTACGAATGGCATGACGACTCCGGCCACTGGTTCCGTTCGTACGGCAACGAGAACTGGGAGTTCGACGACGACGGCCTGATGCGCACCCGCCACGCGAGCATCAACGACCTGCCGATCGAGGAGTCCGAGCGCAAATATCGCTGGCCGCTCGGGCGCCGCCCCGACGACCACCCGGGCCTCACCGATCTCGGTCTGTGA
- a CDS encoding CGNR zinc finger domain-containing protein, translating into MSDGEPLTGEPLALDLVNTRPTGPDGRPADLIDTPRRLAVWLDLEGDRLPEGFGRATPSADDLAAVHAVRAHIEATLRAVTDGKVPPDSALRALTEAQRLAPAVRELAWDGAAVTAAPRRTGSLGVRLAAHLAESAADLLTDPGIARVRQCEAEDCVLLFLPAHPRRRWCSAARCGNRARVARYYQRHKATTANG; encoded by the coding sequence ATGAGTGACGGTGAACCGCTGACCGGCGAACCCCTGGCATTGGACCTCGTCAACACCCGGCCGACGGGGCCCGACGGCCGCCCCGCCGACCTGATCGACACGCCACGACGCCTCGCCGTCTGGCTGGACCTCGAAGGGGACCGACTCCCTGAGGGCTTCGGTCGCGCCACCCCGAGCGCGGACGACCTCGCCGCAGTCCACGCCGTCCGCGCTCACATCGAGGCCACCCTCCGCGCGGTGACCGACGGAAAAGTACCCCCCGACTCGGCCCTGCGTGCGCTGACCGAGGCGCAGCGCCTCGCGCCGGCCGTCCGCGAACTGGCCTGGGACGGCGCTGCCGTGACAGCGGCGCCCCGCCGAACCGGATCACTGGGTGTCCGCCTCGCCGCCCACCTGGCGGAGTCCGCCGCCGACCTCCTCACCGACCCCGGGATCGCCAGGGTCAGGCAGTGCGAGGCCGAGGACTGCGTGCTGCTGTTCCTGCCGGCCCACCCCCGCCGCCGCTGGTGCTCGGCCGCCCGGTGCGGCAATCGCGCGCGCGTGGCCCGCTATTACCAGCGCCACAAGGCGACCACGGCCAACGGTTAG
- a CDS encoding oxidoreductase, with translation MSVWFITGASRGLGAEIAREALARGHEVVATARDAEAVRRAFPDASDALLAVDLDVTEEATIRTAVDAALARFGRIDVLVNNAGRGLLGAVEEVSDAAVRDAFDINVFGVLGTLRAVLPTLREQRSGHVINIGSVGGFATAPGVGLYGATKFAVEAITEALHGELAPLGVHVTVVEPGGFRTDFLDASSLYTEPHVIDDYAPTAGATRKALADVNHRQPGDPAKAAAAVVGLAETPEPPLRLLLGADAVARVEAKLDLVTRELERNRALAMSTDLA, from the coding sequence ATGTCTGTTTGGTTCATCACCGGCGCCTCGCGCGGCCTGGGAGCGGAGATCGCGCGGGAGGCGCTGGCGCGAGGGCATGAGGTCGTCGCCACCGCGCGAGACGCCGAGGCTGTGCGCCGCGCCTTCCCGGACGCGTCCGACGCCCTGCTCGCCGTCGACCTGGACGTCACCGAGGAGGCGACGATACGCACTGCGGTCGATGCCGCGCTCGCGCGCTTCGGCCGCATCGACGTCCTGGTCAACAACGCGGGGCGCGGCCTCCTCGGGGCGGTGGAAGAGGTCTCGGACGCGGCCGTACGCGACGCGTTCGACATCAACGTCTTCGGGGTGCTCGGCACCCTGCGGGCCGTGCTGCCCACGCTCCGGGAACAGCGTTCGGGCCACGTGATCAACATCGGCTCGGTCGGCGGTTTCGCCACCGCTCCCGGCGTCGGCCTGTACGGCGCGACGAAGTTCGCTGTCGAAGCCATCACCGAGGCCCTGCACGGCGAACTCGCCCCCTTGGGTGTCCACGTCACCGTCGTCGAACCCGGTGGCTTCCGCACCGACTTCCTCGACGCGTCGAGTCTCTACACCGAACCCCACGTGATCGACGACTACGCGCCCACTGCCGGCGCCACCCGCAAGGCCCTCGCGGACGTCAACCACCGCCAGCCCGGAGACCCCGCCAAAGCGGCAGCCGCCGTAGTCGGCCTGGCCGAGACCCCCGAACCCCCGCTCCGCCTCCTGCTCGGCGCCGACGCCGTGGCCCGCGTCGAGGCCAAGCTCGACCTCGTCACCCGCGAACTCGAACGGAACCGAGCCCTGGCCATGTCGACGGACCTGGCGTGA
- a CDS encoding GNAT family N-acetyltransferase, which translates to MTTQPRLEAITPADFETATALKVPPDQEHLVAPVVKSLAEAYVHPGVAWPRLIMDGGRAVGFLMAFFDIDFAGDGTGNDVRSGLWRLNIAAGEQGRGYGRFAVESVADAIRSRGGTRLTVTWHPGASGPEGFYLGLGFRLTGEMSDDQVVGEMDLAQRPAPGGSRTA; encoded by the coding sequence ATGACGACGCAGCCTCGCCTGGAGGCGATCACCCCGGCCGACTTCGAGACCGCGACAGCCCTCAAGGTCCCGCCGGACCAGGAACACCTGGTCGCCCCCGTGGTGAAGTCCCTCGCCGAGGCCTACGTGCATCCCGGAGTGGCCTGGCCCCGGCTGATCATGGACGGCGGCAGGGCCGTCGGCTTCCTCATGGCCTTCTTCGACATCGATTTCGCCGGGGACGGTACGGGCAACGACGTGCGCTCCGGACTCTGGCGCCTGAACATCGCGGCCGGTGAACAGGGGCGGGGGTACGGCCGCTTCGCGGTCGAGTCCGTGGCCGACGCGATCCGGAGCCGCGGCGGGACCCGCCTCACGGTCACGTGGCACCCCGGCGCGAGCGGCCCGGAGGGGTTCTACCTGGGGCTCGGATTCCGGCTGACCGGTGAGATGAGCGATGACCAGGTGGTCGGGGAGATGGACCTGGCTCAGCGGCCCGCGCCCGGAGGATCCCGGACGGCGTAA
- a CDS encoding alpha/beta fold hydrolase: MESRTAPRVALPARTAHRRIDVDGVDVFYRESLPERADAPVLLLLHGFPSASHQFRRLIDTLGTHYRLIAPDYPGFGHTSAPYGFEYSFDRLAAVTEGFVERLGLTRFALYLFDFGAPVGFRLALRHPERITGLIVQNGNAYAEGLSDAARDFTALTPDAPGAEQTVMGLFTEAATRSQYEGGTSDTALVAPEGWLLDQHFLDLPGRKQAQLALAYDYKSNVAAYPAWQQWLRRHRPPTLITWGVNDPFFPEPGARAYLRDVPDAELHLFETGHFALEDHLPQIAPLIADFLDRL; this comes from the coding sequence ATGGAGTCCCGGACCGCACCCCGCGTCGCACTTCCCGCCCGAACCGCCCACCGGCGCATCGACGTTGACGGCGTCGACGTCTTCTACCGTGAGTCCCTTCCGGAGCGTGCCGACGCCCCCGTACTCCTGCTTCTGCACGGCTTTCCGTCGGCCTCGCACCAGTTCCGTCGCCTGATCGACACCCTGGGCACGCACTACCGGCTCATCGCACCCGACTACCCCGGCTTCGGTCACACTTCGGCGCCCTACGGCTTCGAGTACAGCTTCGACCGGCTCGCCGCCGTCACCGAAGGCTTCGTCGAACGCCTGGGCCTGACCCGGTTCGCCCTCTATCTCTTCGACTTCGGCGCACCCGTCGGCTTCCGCCTCGCGCTGCGCCACCCGGAGCGGATCACCGGTCTGATCGTGCAGAACGGCAACGCCTACGCAGAAGGCCTGTCGGACGCGGCGCGCGACTTCACCGCGCTCACCCCGGACGCTCCCGGGGCCGAGCAGACCGTCATGGGCCTGTTCACCGAGGCGGCCACCCGCTCCCAGTACGAGGGCGGCACCTCCGATACCGCGCTGGTCGCCCCCGAGGGCTGGCTGCTCGACCAGCACTTCCTGGACCTGCCGGGCCGTAAGCAGGCCCAACTGGCCCTGGCCTACGACTACAAGAGCAACGTCGCCGCCTACCCGGCCTGGCAGCAGTGGCTGCGCCGGCACCGGCCGCCGACGCTGATCACCTGGGGCGTCAACGACCCCTTCTTCCCCGAGCCGGGCGCCCGCGCCTACCTCCGGGACGTCCCTGACGCGGAGCTGCACCTCTTCGAGACGGGCCACTTCGCCCTGGAGGACCATCTGCCGCAGATCGCCCCTCTGATCGCCGACTTCCTGGACCGCCTCTGA
- a CDS encoding nitroreductase family deazaflavin-dependent oxidoreductase: protein MAKSYRVGLGTRAVNRVFATMTRLGIGKGYRYILTVKGRKSGRPYSTPVDVMSAGGERWLVAAYGVGDWVRNARVAGEVGLSRGGRSQNLRVVELGPEESVPVLRQYLREVPVTRAYFDVTPDSTDEEFAAESARHPVFHLVPFA from the coding sequence ATGGCGAAGTCATACCGTGTCGGACTCGGGACACGCGCCGTCAACCGGGTGTTCGCGACCATGACCCGGCTGGGGATCGGCAAGGGCTACCGCTACATCCTGACCGTGAAGGGCAGGAAGTCGGGCCGCCCGTACTCCACCCCGGTCGACGTGATGTCGGCGGGCGGTGAGCGCTGGCTCGTCGCCGCCTACGGGGTCGGCGACTGGGTGCGCAACGCGCGCGTCGCCGGCGAGGTCGGCCTGAGCCGCGGCGGCCGGTCGCAGAACCTGCGCGTGGTCGAACTCGGCCCCGAGGAAAGCGTCCCCGTACTGCGGCAGTACCTGCGGGAAGTGCCGGTCACCCGGGCCTACTTCGACGTGACGCCGGATTCGACCGACGAGGAGTTCGCCGCGGAGTCGGCGCGGCACCCGGTGTTCCACCTCGTGCCGTTTGCCTGA